The following coding sequences lie in one Apium graveolens cultivar Ventura chromosome 3, ASM990537v1, whole genome shotgun sequence genomic window:
- the LOC141715023 gene encoding uncharacterized protein LOC141715023, whose protein sequence is MFIEDQIKKGNMNQYLQIRLNDKDKPSGGGKHVVNVIFGGTSSPPRSPDRDSHIMMIQPAEDETIHFSNADYEGLDLEHNQALVVTFDIAENEVQRILIDNGSSVNIVFEHTLNRMRLGHLRMDPCLEDPLYGFRNNMIPIRGVIYLPMVFGATPRQVSHVMKFYVISAASSYNMILGRPTISKLRAIPSTIHLKLKFPTPGGIGELRGDRGISGKCYGQALVMAENDPENRKKAMALPKGQSRKKHREYLSKRPRLDVNMIEDSGYGVTNADARIHKFVEVKERTKVEPAVQTMKVELEPGNPTRKLKIGKGLGTSFQKELILLLKEYANVFAWAPEDMPEIDQSVAMHSLDVDPRKRPIKQKRRNFAPERQQAIDEEIEKLLKANIICEIKYPDWLANVVLVKKPNGKWRMYVDYTSLNAACPKYSYPLPNIDQIIDATLGHTMLSFMDAFSGYNQVRMNPEHISKTAFITHRAVYTFIMMPFGLINAGATYQKMMNTIFKSQLGWNMESYVDGMISKSLTIPDHIKDLKECFDNLRRYNMKLNPQKCVFGVPSGKFLGFLVRERGIEANPEKINNIIEMKIPHTQKDIQKLDGCLAALRRFIPKLAEKCLPFFELLKGARNKRLVDWTPEFHTAYEEVKRHLMNPSVLSKAKPGEPLSLYIAAGPKVVSSALVREERGIQSPIYYVSQNLKDADTRYPNLEKFALALVHSSRKLRQYFQGREIRVVTDQQLKKIIHKPDASGRLVNWAIELSQFNIKFVSKTAIKAQALAEFVMECTFPEQQPPASHELTQEEANLGTDCWMLYMDGSSTTERCGAGLILISPEGFTIQQAITFAFKATNNQAEYEALISGLRLAKSLGISKMVVYNDSQIMVKQTNEAYIAKDPTLAQYQAMVRNILGTTPDITILQINREENSKAEELSKLVQNTSDLTSSVYFEELEAPSTERSEVLFISSPGYIVYLRDGMLPEDQNKARYLKHKAARFFLENGQLYRRTFSAPTLKCVDPDEANYCLWEVHEGICGDHLAAKALAYKVIMQRYYWPTIHADSIATLRNALSARSSTMFRDKAPACQHRYCLQSHLPFGA, encoded by the coding sequence ATGTTCATTGAAGACCAGATCAAGAAGGGCAACATGAACCAATACCTACAAATAAGACTCAATGACAAAGATAAGCCCTCTGGAGGCGGCAAGCACGTGGTCAACGTGATCTTCGGAGGAACCAGCTCCCCTCCCCGGAGCCCAGATAGGGATAGTCATATCATGATGATCCAGCCTGCTGAAGATGAAACCATACATTTCTCTAACGCCGATTATGAAGGCCTGGATCTCGAGCACAACCAAGCCCTGGTCGTGACCTTTGACATTGCTGAAAATGAGGTACAAAGAATTTTGATTGACAATGGTTCTTCAGTTAACATTGTCTTTGAGCACACACTTAACAGGATGAGGTTGGGACACCTTCGTATGGATCCATGCCTTGAAGACCCCCTCTACGGATTCAGGAATAATATGATCCCGATCCGAGGAGTAATATACCTCCCCATGGTCTTTGGTGCCACACCCCGGCAGGTATCTCATGTCATGAAGTTCTACGTGATAAGTGCTGCATCCTCTTATAACATGATTCTGGGAAGGCCCACAATCAGCAAGCTTCGGGCCATCCCGTCTACAATCCACTTGAAGCTAAAGTTCCCCACACCGGGAGGCATCGGAGAACTCAGAGGGGACCGGGGCATATCTGGAAAATGCTATGGACAAGCCCTGGTCATGGCCGAAAATGACCCGGAAAACAGAAAAAAGGCAATGGCCCTACCCAAAGGCCAAAGCCGCAAGAAGCATCGCGAATATCTCAGCAAAAGACCAAGGTTGGACGTCAACATGATAGAGGATTCGGGGTACGGCGTGACCAACGCCGATGCCCGAATACATAAATTTGTGGAAGTAAAAGAAAGAACCAAGGTGGAACCTGCCGTACAAACTATGAAGGTAGAGCTGGAGCCTGGGAACCCCACCCGAAAGTTGAAAATTGGAAAAGGCTTAGGAACATCCTTCCAGAAAGAACTCATCTTGCTACTTAAAGAATATGCTAATGTGTTCGCATGGGCACCAGAAGATATGCCCGAAATCGACCAGTCCGTGGCAATGCACAGTTTGGATGTGGACCCTCGGAAGAGGCCAATCAAACAGAAAAGAAGAAACTTCGCCCCGGAGCGGCAACAAGCAATAGATGAAGAAATAGAGAAGTTGCTCAAGGCCAACATCATTTGCGAAATCAAGTATCCCGACTGGCTCGCCAATGTGGTGTTAGTCAAGAAGCcgaatggaaagtggagaatgtatGTCGACTACACGAGCCTCAACGCTGCATGCCCCAAATATTCCTATCCCCTCCCCAATATTGATCAAATAATAGACGCAACTTTGGGCCACACCATGCTCAGCTTTATGGACGCCTTTTCAGGGTACAACCAGGTCCGCATGAATCCCGAACATATCTCCAAAACAGCCTTCATCACTCATAGGGCAGTCTACACCTTCATCATGATGCCCTTCGGGCTCATCAACGCCGGAGCCACCTACCAGAAAATGATGAACACAATTTTCAAAAGCCAACTGGGGTGGAATATGGAATCTTATGTAGACGGCATGATCTCCAAGTCGCTCACGATCCCGGATCATATAAAAGACCTCAAGGAGTGTTTTGACAACCTGAGGAGATACAACATGAAGCTGAACCCACAAAAATGTGTATTCGGAGTACCTTCAGGCAAATTCCTGGGCTTCTTGGTCAGAGAAAGAGGAATAGAAGCAAACCCGGAGAAAATCAACAACATAATAGAAATGAAGATACCTCACACTCAGAAGGATATCCAGAAGTTGGATGGATGCCTGGCGGCCCTGCGCAGGTTCATCCCGAAGCTGGCGGAAAAATGTCTCCCTTTCTTCGAGTTACTAAAAGGCGCCCGGAACAAGAGGTTAGTAGATTGGACCCCAGAATTCCATACAGCCTATGAAGAAGTCAAGCGACACCTGATGAACCCCTCGGTGCTATCAAAAGCCAAGCCCGGTGAGCCTTTATCCCTCTACATCGCCGCCGGCCCCAAGGTTGTCTCTTCGGCCCTAGTCCGGGAGGAAAGAGGAATACAGAGCCCCATCTACTATGTCAGCCAAAACCTCAAGGACGCCGATACTCGGTACCCAAACTTGGAAAAATTCGCCTTGGCCCTCGTACACTCCAGCAGGAAGCTAAGGCAATACTTCCAAGGCCGAGAGATTAGAGTGGTCACAGACCAGCAACTCAAGAAGATCATCCACAAGCCAGACGCCTCCGGAAGGCTAGTCAACTGGGCCATCGAATTAAGCCAATTTAACATCAAATTTGTGTCAAAGACAGCGATAAAGGCCCAGGCCTTAGCAGAATTCGTCATGGAATGTACATTCCCGGAGCAGCAACCACCCGCTTCCCACGAGTTAACCCAGGAAGAAGCCAACCTAGGGACAGATTGTTGGATGCTCTACATGGACGGATCATCTACGACGGAAAGGTGCGGAGCGGGCCTCATTCTAATCAGCCCGGAGGGCTTCACCATTCAACAAGCAATAACTTTTGCCTTCAAGGCAACGAATAATCAGGCTGAATATGAGGCACTCATCTCCGGACTCAGATTGGCAAAATCTCTTGGTATTTCGAAGATGGTCGTCTATAATGACTCTCAGATTATGGTCAAGCAAACCAATGAAGCATATATTGCGAAAGATCCCACATTGGCACAATATCAAGCAATGGTGCGGAACATCCTGGGAACCACCCCCGACATCACCATACTCCAGATCAATAGGGAGGAGAACTCTAAGGCAGAAGAGCTGTCCAAGCTCGTGCAGAATACTTCAGACCTCACTAGTTCAGTGTACTTCGAAGAACTTGAGGCACCTAGCACAGAGCGATCCGAGGTCCTGTTCATCAGCAGCCCGGGCTACATAGTTTACTTAAGGGACGGAATGCTCCCGGAAGACCAGAACAAAGCCAGATACCTAAAGCACAAAGCTGCTCGTTTCTTCCTGGAAAATGGTCAGTTATACAGAAGAACCTTTTCAGCACCCACCCTGAAGTGTGTGGATCCGGATGAGGCGAACTATTGTCTCTGGGAAGTTCATGAAGGCATCTGTGGAGACCACCTGGCAGCCAAAGCTTTGGCTTATAAAGTCATCATGCAAAGATATTACTGGCCCACAATCCACGCCGATTCCATCGCTACGTTAAGAAATGCCCTCAGTGCCAGAAGTTCAACAATGTTCCGAGACAAAGCCCCAGCCTGCCAGCATCGGTATTGTCTCCAATCCCATTTACCGTTTGGGGCATAA